The sequence below is a genomic window from Schistocerca gregaria isolate iqSchGreg1 chromosome 5, iqSchGreg1.2, whole genome shotgun sequence.
atattttagcattcggaagagaaagttggtgactgaaatttcgtaaatagatctcgccgcgacgaaaaacgtctttgctttaatgacttccatctcaactctcgtatcatatatgccacactctctcccctattacgtgataatacaaaacgagctgcccttttttgcactcttccgatgtcttccgtcaatcccacctggtaaggatcccacaccgcgcagtaatattctaacagaggacgaacgagtgtagtgtaatctgtctctttagtggacttgttgcatcttctaggtgtcctgtcaatgaaacgcaacctttggctcgccttcccaacaatattatctatgtggtctttccaactgaagttgttcgtaaatttaacatccaagtaattagttgaattgacagccttgcgaatagtactatttatcgagtaatcgaattcgaacggatttcttttggaactcatgtggatcacctcacacttttcgttatttagcgtcaactgccacctgccacaccatacagcaatcttttctaaatcgctttgcaaccgattttggtcttcggatgaccagacggtaaattacagcataatctgcgaacaacctaagagaactgctcagattgtcacccagctcatttatatagatcgggaacagcagaggtcccaggacgcttccctggggaacacctaatatcaattcagtattactcgatgattttctgtctattactacgaactgcgaccttcctgacaggaaatcacgaatccagtcgcacaaatgagacgatatcccaaagacccgcagcttgattagaagtcgcttgtgaggaacggtgtcaaaagctttccggaaatctagaaatacgcaatcaacttgagatcccctgtcgatagcggccattacttcgtgcgttgtgtgttgcacaagaacgatgttttctgaaatcgtgctgattacgtatcaatagatcgttcccttcgaggtaattcataatgtttgaatacagtatatggttcaaaaccctactgcaaacggatGTCAatcatataggtctgtagttcgatgaattactcctactacccttcttaaacactggtgcgacctgcgcaattttccaatctgtaggtgtagatctatcggtgagtagcggttgtatatgattgctaagtagggagttattgtatcagcgtaatctgaaaggaaccaaatcGGTATACAACCTGGAATTGAaggcttgcccgtatcaagcgatttgagttgcttcgcaacccctaaggtatctacttctaagaaactcatgctagcagctgtttgtgtttcaaattctggaatattccattcatcttgcatggtgaaggaatttcggaaaactgcgttcaataactccgctttagcggcacagccgtcggtaacagtaccatcggcactgcgcaacgaaggtactgactgcgtattgccgcttgtgtactttacataagatcagaatttcttcggattttgtaccaaatttcgagacaatgtttcgttgtggagcctattaaaggcagctcgcattgaagtccgcgtcaAATTTCGCGTGCCTGTAAATTTTAGCCGTTTGTAATCATTTTTCTGCCAAATCCTATGAAGCAAATCTTCATGTATGGTGGCAACGCAGCTCGTCGATGTTTCCCGGAAACAGAGGAACAAACACTATAATGTAACCTCATGCACAGAAGTCCACTGAGATTAAATTAGGTGATCGTGGTGGCCACAATATTGCTCCATCGCATCCAATCGAAGTCAGAACATTGCTGCGGAGATACTCGACAGTTTCACGATGATAATatggtggcgcaccatcttgctggaaaataaattctgtacCCTTATCCTGTCGCGGTTAAGTCATTTTGTAATGTTAAGGGATGTCAGGGTACGATATGCCAGTTACAGCTGACTCGGCAAGAAAGAAAGGACCGTAAAAAAACATTTGCCTTGGCcgagtcccgtaaatgttcgattagGTTACATGCTATGTGCTCATCTACATGCGAACATTAAGCCGATTCACTTCTCCGCAGGTATGGAAAGTcgtcgtcactgaacacaattctaTTAAGAAAATTATCTTGAGTCTCCATTTTGTTAAACGTTTCTTTACAAAACTCAGCtcgtttttctttgtcactttctcttgAAGCTTGCGGCAGTTACAATTTGTAAGGTTTGAATAACAGGTGTTTCCACATTAAGCGTATTGAGTTCATGTCCCGTTGATTTACCAGAAATGcgagatcaagaatgtaaacatgttcaaTTACTGCGTCAGAGACTGCTGGACGGCCTTGTGATACATAGCCAGTTTCGGCGAAAGGTTTGTAGACATCAATAAAAGTTTATCTTTGAGATGGTGGTTTGCGGTATTTAGTACTGAACTGTATGTGAAGTGTAGTAACGAGTTTGTATTCATGCAAAGACAAACAGCATTGCCCACATTGTGCACTGTTATACGAAtccatgatgactgttggaatGACTTATTCACGTATGCTACCTATCAGGAACATCGAGAACTAACAGTGTTAGCAAGAAATAAagcttgaagatatactgcatttagTGCTCTATGAAATATTTCTGTGAGTTATTTGCCCAAATTACAATAAAAGTTTACTTTTGTGTaaatgccgaccgctgtggccgagctgttctaggcgcttcagtccggaacctcgctgctgctacggtcgcacgttcgaatcctgcctcggtcatggatgtgtgtaatgtccttaggtttaagtagtttctaagtctagggcactgatgacttcagatgtaaagtcccatagtgcttagaatcatttgaaccatttttttacctaaaaaaatttgtgaacactcCGTACTTATAAGCCTAAAATACTGAAGGAAAAGACGTTTCTGCTGCGATTCAGTGATATGCTTCAGGACATAAAGTAATTAGTTGGGAGTGAATGCTTCAATACATTGCATTTCTTGTGTTCTCAGAATAGCAGCGAGGTCAGTTTTCTTATTATTTCATTGATTCAAAAATAGCACTGTTCGATGGTAGGGAGGCGATATGGGGCAGACTATTTGTGGAATGAGCTttccactctgtagcggagtgtgcgctgatatgaaactacctgtcagattaaaactgtgtgcccgaccgagactcgaactcgggacctttgcctttcgcgggcaagtgctctaccatctgagctaccgaagcacgactcacgcccggccctcatagctttacttctgccagtatctcgtctcctaccatccaaactttacagaagctcttctgtgaaccttgcacaactagcactcctgaaagaaaggatatagaggtgtgaccgaccgagacagATGgttgatcacttgcccgcgaaaggcaaaggtcccgagttcgagtctcggttgggcacacagttttaatctgccaggaagtttcatatcagcgcacactccgctgcagagtgaaaatctcattctggaaacatcccccaggctatggctaagccatgtctccgctatatcctttctttcaggagtgctagttctgcaaggttcgcagaagagcttctgtaaagtttggaaggtaggagacgagatactggcagaagtaaagctgtaagggccgggcgtgagtcgtgattgggtagctcagatggtagagcacttgcccgcgaaaggcaaaggacccgagttcgagtctcggtcgggcacacgattttaatctgccaggaagtttcagactatTTGTGGTTTACACTGCTTGCTGGTAGCTGATATCCTGGTACGAATCTAAGAGAAGTTTCTGGATGGCGTATTTTCCTGATCGTAACGACGGCGGTTATGCATGCTCTGTTCGTTTAGCCAGTCGCAGCCTTCGCCCCTGCCCTGCGATTGGACACGACCACCTTTCCGGGACTCCTGGTAGCCGGAATGTCGGCAGCCTGTAGCTTCCTTCAGCTACActatttcagttttctttcttattttacgTCTGAGCACTCCCGACTGTCTTACAAGTACTGGTGCTTCATGAAACATAATAGCCTGCCCACAACAGAGATGGTCTTCCGCTAGTGCTGGTCTATAATGCTGCCCCTACCGAACATTGCGTTTATGCTCTGCTAAGCGAGTGCTAACAGGCCTCCCCGTTTCTCCAGTCTAGCCTATACGGCACACTAAACGTATTAGGTTGGTGGACAATTTCGTTGCGTTTTTCAgtaattttaataaacacaacaggtatagataacagagattttagttatcaattataatTCGCCTTCACTTTTTACAGTCTTCTAAAGCTAgtctaacttttcgattccgcgactgtagaaatcgtgTGGTTTTGAGTCACAGAATCCGTCGAGCCATGTACGGAGCGCATctgcatccggaaaggaagttccttgaaagttgttcgatagagagcgggaaaggcgaaaatctgagggcgcaaggtcAGGTCAATAAAGTTGCTGCGGAGCTACTCTACAGTGTTCCTTTTCAGCGAGCAGAATGTTGTGGAGCATTGAGTGGAGTAGCATTATGTCACGCTGTCTCCCTGGTAGTTGAACTGCGTGGCAGTTATTGAAAATAAATGCCAGTAGTTCGTAGTTCACCACACCGTCTctgtttcaccagatgcataacattgtaTATGTGCGTAGGTCTTTCTACGGGGAGCTGCAGCTTTGTTTGACTTGAaccattcctttcatttccttatgttagcataagacAATAATTGACGCCTggacttagggaaaggcaggattcagcgtggacggggccgtaattagTTACCTTTGGTTGCCCAGTTTGTTTAAAAATCACGTacattttatttggaaacaattgcaaataaagTTGACAATAAGAAactgactgttaagacacaatgtctaattaaaaaaattcttaagcaagtaGAACtcttggctgaaggccttattgaccagaaattcaaattatttgtcggctgaggtTCCCAATAGTAATAAAtaacaatttgacggctgaaggcctggatatcAAATTCTTAAGAACCATTTAAATTTCACCAAGAGatactaaaacattttataaaaagacaatcatcaaaatttcactattaagagacaatatctaattaaaaattcttaagaccaattgctttgacgactgaaggccttattgacaagaaattcaaataatttgtcgGCCGAAgatcccaatagtaataactcaaaaaccaaTTTGGCGGCTGACAgactggatagcaaattcttaaaaaGCAATTAAAATTCTTCGAGAGATATTTAAAGAAGAATCATCAACATTTCAGTATTAAGGTatttgtctaattaaaatttcttaagacaagTTACACTCATGGCTAAATGCCTTCTTAGCAAGAAATTCAAACTCTTTGTCGGCTGAAAGCTCAAACattaataattcaaaattaaatttaaaaaaaatacaatcatcacaatctgatcaaattAAGATAGAAGTgaacctcagacagtgctccaaggatcgacctgggaaagtcgttcaacttcgtaaacgatgagacaggtagccaagagttGTATTTACTTAACCGGATATTTTTGATCTTTAAATATTTGCCACTTATCAGTTGTAATGGTGATGTAATGGAGTCGGTCATGCAAAATACAAACTGCCATATGGATACAGAGCGTCCGCTTCTAGAAAGAAATATGAGATCATCTTACTTCTCCTTACATACATCTCTCAAAGGACCGAACTACCAAACGTAGACGAAGCACTGCACGGACAGAAAGTATAGGAAATTGGTTTTCTCTTAAAGCTTATTTAAATTAACTTCTAGCCACACTTCTAGGTGTAAAAGAAATTGAAAGTTTCGGTGAAATAATCTCTGAATTTCATCCACAGGCCTGATCTCGGAGATGGTGAAGACCAACTGCGCCGAATGCTCTGAATCACAGAAGGATGATGTTGCGAAATTCCTGTCGTACGTGTCTAAGAATAAGCCAGACGATATGAAGAAGCTGCTCACCAAGTATGACCCTAGTGGAGAAGCTGTGGCGAAGTACGGAGACAGCTGGAGAGCCAAAGGAGTTAACTTGTGAACATACACTCACTCACCAAATAATGATTAATATGTAAACTGTAGATGTACAGtatctaataaataaaataaatggtttaaaattttttttaagaacACTTTTATCGTAAACATAACTATGAACTACTTAGCTGTTTCTTAATTTacaatagtagtagcagtagtaattgTAGGAGTAGTACTGACAGCATGAACATGTTTCTTAAAGAAAGGGGGAAAGCATCATTTGCCTCGCCTCTCCACCGATACTGCATAGATGGTGTTACTACATTTCGGTAGACTCTAattcacttcatatttatttcgctCAAATGGAAGTTCTGTGGATGGAAGAGATTTCCAGCCACAGAACTTCCTTTTGAGCGAAATAGAGTGTCACGTGGTATTAGCGTAATGGCAACATCGTTCTGCACCCGCCCACTCCGTTTCAGACACAACACGAAGTAAAGAGGATGAAGCAATCAATTTTTCTGGTTTGATAGAGAAACGGGTTTAGCAGTTAAAAGCCTTCGTGTGCCTCCCATACAGGGGATCTGTAATTGAGGTGGTTAGAGTCCTTATAAACTTCAAGTATGGTAGGGGCAGGGTTAGGGAGTACGACTGACCTACTTAAACCTGTCGACTTCAGACGTGGCAGTAGTAGGTCATTCCACAGTGCACACTCGCTGCACTCCTTGttaataaattaatgaattaaaaaatgaaGGAGAGAAATACACAGGTGGGATCACATGTGGATATAGGTGGATTTTTTTTTTAGGGTAAGTTTAATGAAAACCGAATTGTGGACCGAGTGGTAGATCACGAGATATTTGAAGTTTAATTAAACTCTGGATTTAGTATTCTTGGGGACAAAAGCTGAGggtataggcccttttctgttccttatctatataaacgatttgggagacaatctcagcagccgtcttcggctgttcgcagatgacgctgtcgtttatcatcagtcatcagaagatcaaaacaaactgcaaaacggtttagaagaaATATgtaaatggtgcaaaaagtgacagttgaccttaaataacgaaaagtgtgaactcatccacatgactgctcaaAAGAacgctttaaacttcggttactcgttaaatcagtctaatctaaaagcagtaaattcaactaaatacctaggaattacaattaagaacatttaaattggaaggaacacatggaaaatgttgttcggaaggctaaccatagactgcggttcattggcaggacatttagaacatgtaacaaacctactaaggaggctgcctacactacgcttgtccgtcctcttttagaatactgttgcactgtgtaggatccttaccagatagaactgactgagtacattgaaaaagttcaaggaaaggcagcacgttttgtattatcgcgaaatatggaagagagtgtcacagaaatgatacaggatttgggatgggcatCACTAAAAGAAAGTcctttttcgttgcgaaggaatcttctcacgaaattccagtcaccaacattctcctccgaatgcgaaaatattttgttgacaccgacttacataggcaagagcgatcacaaagataaaataagggaaatcagagctaggaCGGAAAGATAttggttttcattctttccgcgcgctatacgagattggaataatagagaattgtgaaggtggttcgatgaaccctctgccgggcacttaaatgtgatttgcagagtatcaatgtagatgtagatgtagaaacaaaggCAGGAAGCTACCATTTTTCGGTCAACGGGGGCGCAGCGCACGTAAGGACACCAGGTCCTCATGGTGGGTTTCAGAATGGGGTTACAGAAAGTTTTGGAGGGCCGGCGAAAAGGCACAGACGAAAAGTAAGATACAGTTTCCGAGAGCAGACAGCCCTTTGTAACCAGCCGTCGGACGAGTCCACGAAATGgacgttcgtggaaagaaaaacagTTAATCAGAAAAATGCATTTTATAGAATAAGAATGAAAcgagaattatttctgagaggaTTGTTAAAGAGT
It includes:
- the LOC126273082 gene encoding ejaculatory bulb-specific protein 3-like, producing the protein MARTHLLVLLAAVALAAAQNPLSQIHVDMDALLADSAKVDAAVQCFVQDGDDSCEPLAKIIKSLISEMVKTNCAECSESQKDDVAKFLSYVSKNKPDDMKKLLTKYDPSGEAVAKYGDSWRAKGVNL